A genomic segment from Methanomicrobium sp. W14 encodes:
- a CDS encoding ABC transporter permease subunit, producing MQLNRLFVVGKKEFFDHITGKKFLILLLMLGLVVGVGTIHGITSYNENLDQYKSGYFFGDQPSPVNVFVKIVDTIGYYGFGAIIGIALGFDLISGEREGKSLKSLLSHPVYRDEIINGKALGGILALFIATVAVFFLAYAILLMDGIVPDFNGTERIVVMVLFTLFYLIGNFSLALMASVIAKNSSSALIISMLILFVLAFLLPYAGTNVVSYVVLGEEPATLYSEDESSMSYEEIEWHDNQIRDYEKNSLFIHDVLSLFSISLDYSNICYQLTEPQDYISNSYEEDSSRVTGDIPIMNSLSSSLANIIFLLVYPFVFFGIAYVKFMRTDLR from the coding sequence ATGCAGTTGAACAGGCTCTTTGTAGTGGGGAAAAAGGAATTTTTTGATCATATCACAGGCAAAAAATTTTTAATTCTGCTTTTGATGCTTGGTCTGGTAGTTGGGGTAGGGACAATTCATGGTATTACAAGTTATAACGAGAACCTTGATCAATACAAATCTGGATATTTTTTTGGAGATCAGCCATCTCCGGTCAATGTATTTGTCAAAATTGTAGATACTATAGGTTATTACGGATTCGGAGCAATTATTGGAATAGCACTTGGATTTGATCTGATTTCAGGTGAAAGGGAGGGAAAGTCCTTAAAATCCCTTTTATCCCATCCTGTCTACCGTGACGAGATAATAAACGGAAAAGCACTTGGAGGAATTCTTGCACTTTTCATCGCAACCGTGGCGGTATTTTTTTTGGCGTATGCTATTCTTCTGATGGATGGAATTGTTCCTGACTTTAACGGAACTGAACGTATCGTTGTTATGGTGCTCTTTACTCTTTTTTACCTCATTGGAAATTTTTCCCTTGCTCTTATGGCTTCAGTCATTGCCAAAAACAGCAGTTCAGCACTGATAATCTCGATGCTGATACTTTTCGTACTTGCTTTTCTTCTTCCTTATGCGGGTACAAATGTTGTCAGTTATGTTGTTTTGGGAGAAGAACCTGCAACTTTGTATTCTGAGGACGAATCCTCAATGTCATATGAGGAGATTGAATGGCATGACAACCAGATTCGTGATTATGAGAAAAACAGTCTGTTTATACATGATGTTCTTAGTTTGTTCTCTATTAGTCTGGATTATTCTAATATTTGCTATCAACTGACAGAGCCCCAGGATTATATTTCAAATAGCTACGAAGAAGATTCCAGTAGAGTAACAGGAGATATTCCGATAATGAATTCTTTAAGCAGCTCCCTGGCAAACATAATTTTTCTGTTAGTATATCCGTTTGTGTTTTTTGGAATAGCCTATGTTAAATTTATGAGAACGGATTTGAGGTAA
- a CDS encoding ABC transporter ATP-binding protein, producing the protein MIETVDLTKEYNGVKAVDNLNLKVDEGEIFGFLGPNGAGKSTTILMLTGMIEPTSGVCTVDGVDVARNPLKAKELIGYLPEDVGFYGNLTAGQNLDYFGQFYGMSSEERKDRIEYLLDLVRLNGVTQTVGGYSRGMNQRLGLAQALLNDPKVVILDEPTANLDPEGVAQFRNIIRHLSEEGKTIFICSHILSEIRQLCKTVGILSQGKLVARGTVLDVENQLISLSNSTMKIIIETEGKIPEIKHPDIIDMKITENRAEITVNKDIRREISSQLKDSCPEILEMYLQKPELEELFLKVYKRE; encoded by the coding sequence ATGATAGAAACAGTAGACCTGACTAAAGAGTACAACGGTGTAAAGGCAGTAGACAATTTAAACCTTAAAGTTGACGAAGGAGAAATATTCGGATTTTTAGGCCCGAACGGTGCGGGCAAAAGTACAACCATTCTGATGCTCACCGGAATGATTGAGCCTACATCAGGAGTATGCACTGTCGACGGGGTGGATGTTGCAAGAAATCCACTGAAAGCAAAAGAGTTAATCGGCTACCTTCCGGAAGACGTCGGATTTTACGGCAACCTTACCGCCGGGCAGAACCTCGATTATTTCGGGCAGTTTTACGGCATGAGCAGTGAAGAAAGAAAGGACCGTATCGAATATCTTCTGGACCTTGTAAGGCTTAACGGAGTAACCCAGACAGTCGGGGGCTATTCCCGCGGAATGAACCAGCGCCTTGGTCTTGCGCAGGCTCTTTTAAACGATCCAAAGGTTGTAATTCTCGATGAACCGACTGCAAATCTCGATCCTGAAGGAGTGGCGCAGTTCAGGAATATAATAAGACACCTGTCTGAAGAAGGAAAGACCATCTTTATCTGCTCCCATATTCTCTCTGAGATAAGGCAGCTCTGCAAAACCGTAGGTATTCTGTCCCAGGGAAAACTCGTTGCACGGGGGACTGTTTTGGATGTAGAAAATCAGCTTATATCCTTAAGCAACTCGACAATGAAAATAATCATAGAAACGGAAGGAAAAATTCCTGAGATTAAGCATCCTGATATTATCGATATGAAAATAACGGAAAACCGGGCCGAAATTACTGTAAATAAAGATATCCGGCGGGAAATATCTTCCCAGCTAAAGGATTCGTGCCCTGAAATTCTTGAAATGTATCTTCAAAAACCTGAACTTGAAGAGCTGTTCCTGAAAGTCTACAAGAGGGAATAA